TCTTTATCAGCTATACCATCTCCATCTGTATCTGGACATCCTTTAAGTTCTGGTAAACCTGGTGTATCTGGACATGCATCATCTTTATCTAACACTCCATCTTTATCTCTATCTCTGTTACCAAATCTAAAGTTTAATGAAGCTGACGCTTGCCAAAAGTTAGCTAACCCAGATTTATCTGTTGGAGTAGATACATAATCTCCTTGGATACCAAGACCAAAGTTCTTAGTTAACCAAATGTTAGTACCTAAACCAGTTGCTAAAGCGAAATGATCTGCTCTTCTTTGAGTGTATGCCTTATTTTCGCTATAACCTGCATAAGTTACACCATTGTAATTATCAGTTACAGGGAATGTAACACCTGTATAGTCATGTCTCAAGTAGTTAGCACCTACTCTTACATATGGGTCAAACCAAGAATCTTCGTTTCCAAAAAGAAGACCAGCAAATTTAAGCTGAAGACCAAGACCAGTCATCAACATAAATTCTTTACCCATTCCAATTCTCTTATTGTCAACATTACCTACTGAAGTTTGCCAGTCAAGAACTAACGCCTTGTTTAAGTTTCTAGCAACTGTAAGTTTAGACAATGGTGGAGTGATTGTAAAGTTATTGATATTGTACAATCTCTTTCCTGTAAATGCTGTTTTAAAAACATCTCCAGCACTTCCTCCAGCAGCTACATGGTTCACTCCGTGAGCACCAACACCTATTAACCAAGGATTGCTAGTAGTCTGAGCAGAAACAGTAGTAGCAACAGTAAGTGCTAATGCTGAAA
The genomic region above belongs to Riemerella anatipestifer and contains:
- a CDS encoding OmpA family protein, with product MKNLKLGISALALTVATTVSAQTTSNPWLIGVGAHGVNHVAAGGSAGDVFKTAFTGKRLYNINNFTITPPLSKLTVARNLNKALVLDWQTSVGNVDNKRIGMGKEFMLMTGLGLQLKFAGLLFGNEDSWFDPYVRVGANYLRHDYTGVTFPVTDNYNGVTYAGYSENKAYTQRRADHFALATGLGTNIWLTKNFGLGIQGDYVSTPTDKSGLANFWQASASLNFRFGNRDRDKDGVLDKDDACPDTPGLPELKGCPDTDGDGIADKDDKCPEVAGPVENNGCPWPDTDGDGVLDKDDACPEVAGPAENNGCPWPDTDGDGVLDKDDKCPTVPGLPQYDGCPKPQSAFATEATGALNGIFFNFNKASIRTESNPKLDQAAEVIKSSNGGTFLVVGHTDVKGNANYNLKLSRERAASVVAALEARGVNPSQLKSKGVGSAEATVPASASNEERMKDRKVVVEAVDAAAWGALQKSDLPVVKKKVVKKKRK